In Gammaproteobacteria bacterium, the genomic stretch CCGGATGCTTGAAACGACTGACCATGGCTTTGTTATCAACCACCACGCCGGCATTGGCGGTAAACACAATATCCGGCAATCCGTCTGCAGGTGGCATGACTTCAACATCGGCAAACTGTTCAATGGTTTGCTTGAGATTATTCCATTGCTGCTTGGCTAGCTCAACATCCAGGTTATTCTCATTACCGATCATCCAGGGATTAATCGCATAGTCCACTTCAAAAAAATCGGGCGGGCACATCAATATCTTGGTTTTGTTTTGCGACATAGGTCACCTCACTATTAAGTAAAAAAATAAATAATGAGGAAACTTTAGGCTGGCCTAACGAATGTGGCCCAGCGCCGTTGGATTCCAGTGGTTAAAGTAGATTTTGACCACACAGCAGGCCGCATTTTAAATGATTGGACGCCGGATGGTAAAGTGATTTTTTGTGTCAGTTAAATCACATACTAAATACCGATGCATGCAGCATAATCAAATCATTCATTTGCTGCGATGAAATAATTTAAACCCGAGTTGGTCTTCGGCATGTTTGAGCACCTTACTCACTGTGGGCTGTGACACATTGAGCGCTCTGGCGCCACCACTAACTGATCCCGTTAAATACACAGCATGAAATACTTCTATGTGTCTTAAGCGCATGACGGTTGCTTAGTTTGCATAATCCATATTGCCAAATTTTTTTATTTTTGACCCATTATGACCAAAACAAGGTCCCGAATATCAAATATCAGCGAAATACAAATTGTGACAAATAATAAACAGATCCAGATGAAATACGGGCTTTTAAATCGTTGCACAAAAGGTGTATCCGGCCACGTTCCGGTTGCACAAAATTCTCTAAGATAAATAATAAAAACCAATGGTGTCCAAACTAGTAAATGTGTAATTCCCATAAGGTGAATATTTCCGGTGAATTTCCATACACCAAAGCCCAACGGCATTGTCAGAACAAGTGCCAAGAACG encodes the following:
- a CDS encoding LysR family transcriptional regulator, whose protein sequence is MRLRHIEVFHAVYLTGSVSGGARALNVSQPTVSKVLKHAEDQLGFKLFHRSK